A window from Triticum aestivum cultivar Chinese Spring chromosome 6D, IWGSC CS RefSeq v2.1, whole genome shotgun sequence encodes these proteins:
- the LOC123145956 gene encoding uncharacterized protein, translated as MAPPGCIQAAPPEQPALQDELLEEILLRLAAPADLARASTACPTLRRVITDHSFLRLFRTLHPPPLLGIISASFRPAQHPHPSAAAARALAAAEVDFRCSFLPSVERWRRRDFRDGRALFSGVPEGSSYAPGDYKRGDFAREFAVCDPLYRRYILLPAIPDELAMLVHQPDILNFEPFLAPPGDDEDAASFRVMCLAQCTTKLVLFGFSSGAGGWRAVTFDGWITLMTSPGYQPPASHLTWASGRYYAHKCFCWAVYPSDRLLMLDTRTMEFSAVDLPCQHVPGQMIPIMACQRVPGQMIPIMAFVEAGEGRLGMFTLVSRIDNDKYYLHYTKLQKDGDGANKWQSVAVISLPLRYRYTIMGVAGGYLLLQGIPEDLHSAPLPEWPDLDCFSLNLQTLQLEWFCANKHMIVSAPLYAGLPPSLTPPTV; from the coding sequence ATGGCGCCGCCGGGCTGCATCCAAGCCGCACCGCCGGAGCAGCCGGCGCTCCAGGACGAGCTCCTCGAGGAAATCCTCCTCCGCCTGGCGGCGCCCGCCGACCTCGCCCGCGCCTCGACGGCCTGCCCTACCCTGCGCCGCGTCATCACCGACCACTCCTTCCTCCGCCTCTTCCGCACTCTCCACCCGCCGCCTCTCCTGGGCATAATTTCCGCTAGCTTTCGCCCGGCCCAGCATCcccatccctccgccgccgccgcccgcgccttggCCGCCGCGGAGGTCGATTTCCGGTGCTCCTTCCTCCCCTCCGTCGAGCGTTGGCGCCGCCGCGACTTCCGTGACGGACGCGCACTCTTCTCCGGCGTCCCCGAGGGAAGCAGCTACGCTCCCGGCGATTACAAGCGCGGCGACTTCGCCAGGGAGTTCGCTGTCTGCGACCCCCTGTACCGGCGCTACATTCTGCTACCTGCCATTCCCGACGAACTAGCCATGCTGGTTCATCAACCGGACATCCTGAACTTCGAGCCCTTCCTTGCTCCTCCCGGTGATGATGAAGACGCCGCTTCATTCAGAGTGATGTGCCTGGCGCAGTGCACAACCAAGCTGGTCCTCTTCGGCTTCTCTTCGGGTGCCGGCGGATGGCGTGCTGTTACCTTTGACGGCTGGATCACTTTGATGACAAGTCCTGGCTACCAGCCTCCAGCCTCTCACTTGACATGGGCCTCAGGGCGCTACTATGCGCACAAATGCTTCTGTTGGGCTGTTTATCCGTCCGACAGGTTGCTCATGCTTGACACGCGCACGATGGAGTTCTCTGCTGTCGACCTCCCATGTCAACATGTCCCTGGCCAAATGATCCCAATAATGGCTTGTCAACGTGTCCCTGGCCAAATGATCCCAATAATGGCTTTTGTAGAGGCAGGGGAAGGAAGGCTTGGGATGTTTACTCTCGTGAGTCGAATTGATAATGACAAGTATTACCTCCACTATACCAAGTTGCAAAAAGATGGAGATGGTGCAAACAAGTGGCAATCGGTGGCGGTAATCTCCTTGCCCTTGCGTTATCGATATACAATCATGGGTGTAGCTGGGGGATACTTACTCCTGCAAGGGATTCCAGAAGACCTGCATTCGGCCCCTTTGCCGGAATGGCCAGATTTGGACTGTTTTTCACTGAATCTCCAGACATTGCAGCTTGAGTGGTTCTGTGCAAATAAGCACATGATTGTGAGTGCCCCTCTATATGCCGGTTTACCACCATCCTTGACTCCACCAACTGTTTGA
- the LOC123145958 gene encoding 7-deoxyloganetin glucosyltransferase-like has product MAAMASTDPAQKQKPHAVCVPYPAQGHITPMLKVAKLLHARGFHVTFVLTEFNYARLLKSRGTAAFTACPGFDFAAIPDGLPPSDPDATQDIPALCRSTMTTCLPHLGAILARLNGPASVSPPVTCVLCDGVMSWAYEAAREIGVPCAALWTASACGFMAYNHYKQLVEDGLVPLKDEARLTDGYLDTAVDGVPGLCDGFQLRDFPSFIRTTDRDDIMLNFLIRESARLTLPDAVIINSFDDLEKPALDAMRAILPPVYPLGPLLLQVRRLVPAGSPLDVGVGSNLWKEQDGLIEWLDGRPPRSVVYVNYGSITVMTNEQMLEFAWGLANSGYPFLWNVRPDLVKGDAAVLPPEFQAAIEGRGLLTTWCPQEVVIEHEAVGVFLTHSGWNSTLESLCAGVPMLSWPFFAEQQTNCRYKRTEWGVGMEIGGEVRRAEVAEMIREAMEGDKGEEMRHRATEWKQKAALATLPGGPSETNLDGLIHVLLGNKTGQA; this is encoded by the coding sequence ATGGCGGCCATGGCGTCCACCGATCCGGCGCAGAAGCAAAAGCCGCACGCGGTGTGCGTCCCGTACCCGGCGCAGGGCCACATCACGCCcatgctcaaggtggccaagctgCTGCACGCCCGGGGCTTCCACGTCACCTTCGTCCTCACCGAGTTCAACTACGCGCGCCTCCTCAAGTCGCGCGGCACGGCCGCGTTCACCGCCTGCCCCGGCTTCGACTTCGCCGCCATCCCGGACGGCCTGCCGCCGTCCGACCCCGACGCCACCCAGGACATCCCCGCGCTGTGCCGCTCCACCATGACCACCTGCCTCCCCCACCTCGGCGCCATCCTCGCCCGCCTCAACGGCCCCGCCTCCGTCTCGCCGCCGGTCACGTGCGTCCTCTGCGACGGCGTCATGTCGTGGGCCTACGAGGCCGCCAGGGAGATCGGCGTGCCGTGCGCCGCGCTGTGGACGGCCAGCGCATGCGGCTTCATGGCGTACAACCACTACAAGCAGCTCGTCGAGGACGGGCTCGTGCCGCTCAAGGACGAGGCGCGGCTCACGGACGGGTACCTGGACACGGCCGTCGACGGCGTGCCGGGGCTGTGCGACGGCTTCCAGCTGCGCGACTTCCCGAGCTTCATCCGCACGACGGACCGCGACGACATCATGCTCAACTTCCTCATCCGCGAGTCGGCGCGTCTGACGCTGCCCGACGCCGTCATCATCAACTCCTTCGACGACCTCGAGAAGCCGGCGCTGGACGCCATGCGGGCCATCCTCCCGCCCGTCTACCCCCTCGGCCCGCTCCTCCTCCAGGTCCGCCGGCTCGTCCCCGCGGGGTCCCCCCTCGACGTCGGCGTCGGGTCCAACCTGTGGAAGGAGCAGGACGGTCTCATCGAGTGGCTCGACGGCCGGCCGCCGCGCTCCGTCGTGTACGTGAACTACGGCAGCATCACGGTGATGACGAACGAGCAGATGCTGGAGTTCGCGTGGGGGCTGGCCAACAGCGGCTACCCCTTCCTGTGGAACGTCCGGCCCGACCTCGTCAAGGGCGACGCGGCGGTGCTGCCACCGGAGTTCCAGGCCGCCATCGAGGGCCGCGGCCTCCTCACGACGTGGTGCCCGCAGGAGGTCGTGATCGAGCACGAGGCCGTGGGCGTGTTCCTCACGCACTCCGGGTGGAACTCCACGCTGGAGAGCCTCTGCGCCGGCGTGCCGATGCTCAGCTGGCCCTTCTTCGCGGAGCAGCAGACCAACTGCCGGTACAAGCGCACGGAGTGGGGCGTCGGGATGGAGAtcggcggcgaggtgcggcgggCGGAGGTGGCGGAGATGATACGGGAGGCCATGGAGGGGGACAAGGGGGAGGAGATGCGCCACCGCGCCACGGAGTGGAAGCAGAAGGCCGCGCTGGCGACGCTGCCAGGTGGACCCTCGGAGACCAATCTGGACGGATTAATTCATGTGCTGCTGGGCAATAAGACGGGTCAAGCCTGA